A genomic segment from Desulfurella amilsii encodes:
- a CDS encoding biotin/lipoyl-containing protein — protein sequence MEKIKVNNELFEYDLSIKDSLYTLAHDGTSASFQVFKYGDDYLVFDLENNTFVVLDAYLAKDKAIIWVDDQELVLEEESEENVSLGDESKENNIKSPMPGIIREVKFKEKDSVKKGDAIVVLESMKVLNDLKSSIDGIIKKINVDVGMQVGPLEILVEIEPKEEQ from the coding sequence ATGGAAAAGATTAAAGTAAATAATGAATTATTTGAGTACGATTTATCAATAAAGGATAGCCTTTACACGCTGGCACACGATGGTACAAGTGCGTCTTTTCAAGTTTTTAAGTACGGTGATGATTATCTTGTTTTTGATTTAGAAAATAACACATTTGTTGTTTTAGATGCATATTTAGCCAAAGATAAGGCGATTATTTGGGTGGATGATCAAGAGTTAGTATTAGAAGAAGAATCAGAAGAAAATGTTTCTTTAGGGGATGAATCTAAAGAAAACAATATAAAATCTCCAATGCCAGGTATTATTAGAGAAGTAAAATTTAAAGAAAAAGACAGTGTAAAAAAGGGTGATGCCATTGTTGTTTTAGAATCAATGAAAGTTTTAAACGACCTTAAATCCAGTATAGATGGTATTATTAAGAAAATTAATGTAGATGTAGGTATGCAGGTTGGTCCTTTAGAAATTTTAGTAGAAATTGAGCCAAAGGAGGAACAATGA
- a CDS encoding acyl-CoA carboxylase subunit beta translates to MAKIVSNVNTNSEEFKKRYLFNKSKVEEIEAIRKELAKGGPSKAHEVNKKRGKLFCRERIEKVIDKNSPFLEIGPYAGFNMYNNDAPCGGIVTGIGRISGKEVMIVANDQTVKGGTYYPITIKKHIRAQTIAKENNLHCLYLVDSGGVFLPMQDEVYPDKEHFGNFFYNQAVMSSMGLLQVAVVTGLGTAGGAYVPSMCDQVIMVKNQSAIFIGGPPLVKAATGEEIDAENLGGADVHTRISGVADYLANNEEEALKKAREIFAHLPKKEKFKLDRIAPEEPLYDPDEIYGILPEDLSIPFDVREIIARIVDRSEFEEFKPLYGQTLVTGFARIGGYLVGIIGNNGIIFPESSQKAAHFVELCSLRKVPLVFLQNITGFIIGKKYEHQGMAKDGAKWITAISTTNVPKITIIIGNSYGAGNYAMAGRGYHPRFLWMWPNAKIAVMGPKQAAEVLSSIKIAQLEREGKKISPEEIEAIQKPILQEYEEKSNSLYSSARLWDDGIIDAKSTREYLMLALEVTLNKPIEDVKFGIFRM, encoded by the coding sequence ATGGCTAAAATTGTATCTAATGTAAATACTAATTCAGAAGAATTTAAAAAACGATATTTGTTCAATAAAAGTAAAGTTGAAGAAATAGAAGCTATAAGAAAAGAATTAGCTAAAGGCGGTCCGTCAAAAGCTCACGAAGTGAATAAAAAAAGAGGTAAACTTTTTTGTAGAGAACGCATAGAAAAAGTAATAGATAAAAATTCTCCTTTTTTAGAAATAGGACCTTATGCCGGTTTTAATATGTATAACAATGACGCTCCATGTGGGGGGATAGTTACAGGAATAGGAAGAATCAGTGGCAAAGAGGTTATGATAGTTGCAAATGATCAGACAGTAAAAGGTGGAACATACTATCCAATTACAATCAAAAAACATATACGAGCTCAAACTATTGCTAAAGAAAACAATTTGCATTGTCTGTATTTAGTTGATTCTGGCGGGGTATTTTTACCTATGCAAGATGAAGTTTACCCTGATAAAGAACATTTTGGCAATTTTTTCTACAATCAAGCAGTAATGAGCAGTATGGGTTTGCTTCAAGTAGCTGTTGTAACTGGACTTGGAACTGCTGGAGGAGCATATGTACCATCTATGTGTGACCAAGTTATAATGGTTAAGAATCAAAGCGCGATCTTTATAGGCGGTCCGCCTCTGGTTAAAGCGGCTACTGGAGAAGAAATTGATGCAGAAAATTTGGGAGGCGCAGATGTACATACGCGTATTTCTGGTGTAGCAGACTATTTAGCAAATAACGAAGAAGAGGCTTTAAAAAAAGCAAGAGAAATTTTTGCGCACTTACCCAAAAAAGAAAAGTTTAAGCTAGATAGAATTGCACCAGAAGAACCACTGTATGATCCAGATGAAATATACGGTATATTGCCTGAAGATTTAAGCATACCTTTTGACGTGCGTGAAATTATAGCTCGTATTGTAGATAGAAGTGAATTTGAAGAATTTAAGCCCTTGTATGGTCAAACTTTAGTTACTGGTTTTGCTAGAATAGGGGGATATTTAGTCGGGATTATAGGCAACAATGGTATTATTTTCCCAGAATCTTCCCAAAAAGCTGCTCATTTTGTAGAATTATGTAGTTTAAGAAAAGTTCCTCTAGTTTTTCTTCAAAATATTACTGGGTTTATTATAGGAAAAAAATATGAACACCAAGGCATGGCAAAAGATGGTGCTAAATGGATAACAGCCATATCCACAACAAATGTTCCAAAAATCACCATCATAATAGGTAACTCTTATGGAGCAGGTAATTATGCTATGGCGGGTAGAGGCTATCACCCAAGGTTTTTGTGGATGTGGCCTAATGCAAAAATAGCTGTAATGGGTCCAAAACAAGCTGCAGAAGTATTATCAAGCATAAAAATTGCTCAACTTGAAAGGGAAGGAAAAAAAATCAGTCCAGAGGAAATAGAAGCCATACAAAAGCCAATTTTACAAGAGTACGAGGAAAAATCGAACTCATTATATTCAAGTGCTAGGCTGTGGGATGATGGAATTATTGATGCGAAAAGTACAAGGGAATATTTAATGTTAGCTTTAGAGGTAACGCTTAACAAGCCTATAGAAGATGTAAAATTTGGTATTTTTAGGATGTGA
- a CDS encoding Zn-ribbon domain-containing OB-fold protein codes for MLTIPRMWREKPQRYMLKGGKCKDCGYTMYPARKICPKCNSENIEIIDLPREGAILTYTIIYSAPEGFGDFAPYGIAIVELTNGARLMLQIVDTDVENIQIGKKVSVVFRRLFVEGKAGIIIYGPKARVEE; via the coding sequence ATGCTTACAATACCAAGAATGTGGAGAGAGAAACCACAAAGATACATGCTAAAAGGTGGTAAGTGTAAAGATTGCGGGTATACAATGTATCCAGCAAGAAAAATTTGCCCAAAATGTAATTCTGAAAATATAGAAATCATAGATCTTCCGAGAGAAGGCGCTATTCTTACCTACACTATCATTTATTCTGCTCCAGAGGGATTTGGAGATTTTGCACCTTATGGAATAGCTATAGTAGAGCTTACAAATGGTGCAAGATTAATGCTGCAAATAGTTGATACTGACGTGGAAAATATACAAATAGGAAAAAAAGTTAGCGTGGTGTTTAGGAGACTATTTGTTGAAGGAAAAGCAGGAATAATAATTTACGGTCCAAAAGCAAGAGTAGAAGAATAA
- a CDS encoding hydroxymethylglutaryl-CoA synthase — MTGIVGYGCYVPKRRIKVEEIAAQWGEDAESLKSSLLVREKTVPAKDEDSVTIAYEAARNALKRAEIDPKEIGAVYIGSESKPYAVKPSATIVADALGIAPVVHVADYEFACKAGSETVFVVYGLVKSGEIKYGLGIGSDTSQGAPKDPLEYTAAAGGAAFIMGNDNVLAEVVATYSYTTDTPDFWRRDGQSYPTHTGPFTGAPAYFNHTLNSAKGVMEKAKMTPKDITYCVFHQPNGAFPLRASKMLGFKKEQFEPGWVAPYIGNTYSGCSLLGLASVLDIAKANDIILVTSFGSGAGSDSFIFKVTERLAKVRNNAPLLKHYADRKQYINYANYAFLRGKIKMRED, encoded by the coding sequence ATGACAGGTATTGTAGGTTATGGGTGTTATGTTCCAAAGCGCAGGATTAAGGTAGAAGAAATAGCTGCCCAGTGGGGCGAGGATGCCGAATCTTTAAAAAGTAGTTTATTAGTAAGAGAAAAAACAGTTCCAGCAAAAGACGAAGATTCTGTAACAATAGCATATGAAGCAGCTAGAAATGCCTTAAAAAGGGCAGAGATCGATCCAAAAGAAATAGGGGCAGTATATATTGGCTCAGAATCAAAACCCTATGCTGTTAAGCCATCAGCAACTATTGTAGCTGATGCTTTAGGTATAGCTCCAGTTGTTCATGTAGCTGATTATGAATTTGCTTGCAAAGCTGGTAGCGAAACGGTGTTTGTAGTATATGGGTTAGTTAAATCAGGAGAAATTAAATATGGCCTTGGAATAGGGTCTGATACTTCTCAAGGAGCACCAAAAGATCCGTTAGAATATACTGCAGCTGCAGGTGGAGCAGCGTTTATTATGGGCAATGATAATGTATTGGCAGAAGTAGTTGCAACATATTCATATACCACTGACACACCAGATTTTTGGAGAAGAGATGGCCAATCTTATCCGACACATACAGGACCATTTACAGGCGCACCAGCCTATTTTAATCATACCTTAAATTCTGCAAAAGGAGTAATGGAAAAGGCTAAGATGACGCCAAAGGATATTACGTATTGTGTATTTCATCAACCAAATGGTGCATTTCCGCTTAGAGCTTCAAAAATGCTAGGCTTTAAAAAAGAACAATTTGAGCCTGGGTGGGTAGCACCCTACATTGGGAATACATACTCTGGTTGTTCTCTTTTAGGGTTGGCTTCCGTGTTAGATATAGCAAAAGCAAATGACATTATACTGGTTACATCATTTGGATCTGGTGCAGGTAGCGACTCTTTTATTTTTAAGGTAACAGAAAGATTAGCAAAGGTTAGAAATAATGCTCCTTTGCTAAAGCATTATGCTGATAGAAAACAATATATTAATTATGCAAACTATGCTTTTCTACGAGGCAAAATTAAAATGAGGGAGGACTAA
- a CDS encoding acyl-CoA dehydrogenase family protein yields MLISKVGLREEVIEFINTVKEFCEREFKDTLEWDAQEYMPHDLWKKMGDIGLTGMMLDADLGGLGDDLLTSVVIHEEMSVYSPAIAMTLGAHAILAGNVINRGGNKKQKEKYIPPIASGDKVAAICITEPEIGSDAAHPRTRAIKKGDRYILKGNKIFITNGPIADIFVVYARTSDDPKRGVSAFIVEKDFGNISVEKMHKMGMRASPTGFVTFNDTEVPEENLLRAEGEGIHIMMEGLDVERIGLSGSNLGMIKGSLDIASKYAKERMQFGQPIIDYQLIQEKLAYILSQLELNRLYLYNLAEIWRKYPGSKKLRAATALVKMTSAQAAVKSAEEAIQILGGYGYTTDYRVQMYWRDAKLYDIGAGTTEMMKILLSRRIEEGFADL; encoded by the coding sequence ATGCTGATTTCAAAGGTAGGTTTAAGGGAAGAGGTGATAGAGTTTATAAATACTGTTAAAGAATTTTGCGAACGCGAGTTCAAAGATACACTAGAATGGGACGCTCAAGAGTACATGCCACATGATTTATGGAAAAAAATGGGTGATATTGGTCTTACTGGAATGATGTTGGATGCCGATTTAGGTGGATTAGGTGATGATTTGTTAACAAGTGTTGTAATACACGAAGAAATGTCTGTTTATTCACCAGCAATAGCTATGACTTTAGGTGCACATGCAATACTTGCAGGAAACGTTATAAATAGAGGGGGTAATAAAAAACAAAAAGAAAAATATATACCGCCTATTGCAAGTGGTGATAAAGTAGCTGCTATATGTATTACTGAACCAGAAATTGGCTCTGATGCGGCTCACCCAAGAACTCGAGCAATTAAAAAAGGAGACAGATATATTTTAAAAGGAAATAAAATTTTTATTACAAATGGGCCTATTGCTGATATTTTTGTGGTTTATGCACGTACATCGGATGATCCAAAAAGAGGAGTTTCTGCTTTTATTGTTGAAAAAGATTTTGGAAATATTTCTGTCGAAAAAATGCATAAAATGGGAATGCGTGCTTCTCCAACAGGATTTGTAACATTTAACGATACAGAAGTACCGGAAGAAAATTTATTAAGAGCAGAAGGAGAAGGAATTCACATAATGATGGAGGGTCTAGATGTGGAAAGAATTGGTTTATCTGGGAGCAATCTAGGTATGATAAAAGGTTCTTTAGATATTGCATCAAAATATGCAAAAGAAAGAATGCAATTTGGTCAACCAATTATAGATTATCAATTAATTCAAGAAAAACTTGCATATATATTATCTCAGTTAGAGTTAAATAGATTATATTTGTATAATTTAGCTGAAATATGGCGTAAATATCCTGGCTCTAAAAAATTACGAGCAGCAACTGCATTGGTTAAAATGACTTCAGCACAAGCTGCTGTTAAATCAGCAGAAGAGGCAATTCAAATTCTTGGTGGTTATGGTTATACAACTGACTATCGCGTTCAAATGTACTGGAGAGACGCGAAACTTTATGATATTGGTGCAGGTACGACAGAAATGATGAAGATTTTGCTCTCAAGACGAATAGAGGAAGGTTTTGCAGATTTATAA
- a CDS encoding thiolase domain-containing protein, whose product MREVAVVGIGMTNFGYLWEKSWRDLAVEASLEAIKSSGVDKIDSIYVGNFSGGTFVEQEHMAAIVADYLGFLHIPSTRIENACASGGVAIRHAYMEVASGMSDAVLVTGVEKMTDVVTSQGVYSLSMAADREFEGYQGVTFPGLFALVAKKYMYDFNATRKQLAAVAVKNHKNASKNPKAQFHNMITIDDVINAPMIADPLGLYDCSPMTDGAASVVLMPLDKAKKLTNAAKPIKISAITQATDTIALAQRDSFVTFQATVEAAKKAYETAKKSPKDINLAEVHDCFTIAEICAIEDLGFFEKGKGAMATENGLTEIDGKIPINPSGGLKGKGHPVGATGVAQIVNLAEQLRGEAKDLQVQNAKVGLAHNLGGSGATVTVTILEVV is encoded by the coding sequence ATGAGAGAGGTAGCAGTTGTTGGCATAGGTATGACAAACTTTGGATATTTATGGGAAAAATCATGGAGAGATTTAGCTGTTGAAGCAAGCCTAGAAGCAATAAAAAGCTCTGGCGTAGATAAAATAGATTCTATTTATGTTGGAAATTTTAGTGGTGGTACTTTTGTAGAGCAAGAACACATGGCGGCAATCGTTGCTGATTATTTAGGATTTTTACATATACCGTCAACTAGAATAGAAAATGCCTGTGCTTCTGGTGGAGTGGCAATTAGGCATGCTTATATGGAAGTCGCCTCTGGCATGTCTGATGCAGTACTTGTGACTGGCGTTGAAAAAATGACCGATGTGGTTACTTCTCAAGGTGTTTATTCACTTTCTATGGCTGCAGATAGAGAATTTGAAGGCTATCAGGGCGTTACATTCCCAGGTTTATTTGCGCTTGTTGCAAAAAAATACATGTACGATTTTAACGCTACCAGAAAACAACTTGCGGCAGTTGCTGTAAAAAATCACAAAAATGCTTCCAAAAATCCTAAAGCACAATTTCATAACATGATAACAATCGATGATGTTATAAATGCACCTATGATTGCAGATCCTCTTGGGCTATATGATTGTTCGCCAATGACTGATGGTGCTGCAAGTGTAGTTTTAATGCCATTAGATAAAGCAAAAAAATTAACAAATGCAGCTAAACCAATAAAAATCTCCGCCATAACCCAGGCAACCGATACTATAGCCTTAGCACAAAGAGATAGTTTTGTTACATTTCAAGCTACGGTAGAAGCTGCAAAAAAAGCTTACGAAACGGCAAAGAAATCACCGAAAGATATAAATTTAGCAGAAGTTCATGATTGTTTTACAATAGCAGAAATATGTGCAATTGAAGACCTAGGATTTTTTGAAAAAGGAAAAGGGGCAATGGCAACCGAGAATGGATTAACAGAGATTGATGGAAAAATACCTATAAACCCCAGTGGTGGTTTGAAAGGCAAAGGACATCCGGTTGGTGCTACAGGTGTTGCTCAAATTGTAAACCTTGCAGAACAACTAAGAGGAGAAGCAAAAGATCTTCAGGTGCAAAATGCTAAAGTAGGGCTAGCTCACAACTTAGGTGGTTCAGGAGCTACTGTTACAGTTACAATTTTGGAGGTGGTCTAA
- a CDS encoding enoyl-CoA hydratase/isomerase family protein: protein MSKVNVEIEDNVAIVYMNNLEKRNALDESLSAELLENIKSLSQNDSVHAVILTSAGNVFCAGGDIKEFASGVELKAIDHYFKKSINVDVLRIVDILKKPLIAAVSGYALGGGFGLVANAHIVVSHPNTRFGLTEINLGILPYVIFPYVKRAIGERNAVALTLTGNIISSEEAYRIGLVHYIDEKPLEKAKEIAKSIAQKSPLVLKLLMESINVSRNPLWESDYLSLLRIVNFSSEDLKIGIESFLNKQKPQWKGK from the coding sequence ATGAGCAAGGTTAATGTGGAAATAGAAGATAATGTAGCTATTGTTTATATGAATAATTTAGAAAAGAGAAATGCCTTAGATGAATCTTTATCAGCAGAGTTACTAGAAAACATTAAGTCACTATCTCAAAATGATTCTGTACATGCAGTTATCCTTACGTCAGCAGGTAATGTTTTTTGTGCGGGAGGAGATATTAAAGAATTTGCCTCAGGTGTAGAATTGAAAGCTATAGATCACTATTTTAAAAAAAGCATTAATGTAGATGTGTTAAGAATAGTTGACATATTAAAGAAACCTCTGATAGCAGCTGTCTCCGGCTATGCTTTAGGTGGCGGTTTTGGGCTTGTTGCCAATGCTCATATAGTTGTTTCGCATCCTAATACGCGTTTTGGCTTAACCGAGATTAATTTAGGAATATTGCCATATGTCATTTTTCCTTATGTTAAAAGAGCTATAGGCGAAAGGAACGCTGTTGCATTAACACTTACTGGTAACATAATTAGTTCAGAAGAAGCTTATCGAATTGGTCTTGTGCATTACATTGACGAGAAACCACTTGAAAAAGCCAAAGAAATAGCAAAGAGTATAGCCCAAAAAAGCCCTTTGGTTTTAAAACTCTTAATGGAATCTATTAATGTTAGTAGAAACCCTTTATGGGAAAGTGATTACTTATCATTATTAAGAATAGTTAATTTTTCTTCAGAAGATTTAAAAATTGGTATAGAATCATTTTTGAATAAACAAAAACCACAGTGGAAAGGAAAATAG
- a CDS encoding electron transfer flavoprotein subunit alpha/FixB family protein produces the protein MNVRNVLIISDDNQDRLSELNFVAKKFSSNIDAIIFTNKNEINIDLNRVYGINNLPVNSIDALNSMAAKYDLILTNGFAGACVGGILAYKLKACCIFGVNAIRYNDFIFLHSAYGDKTVIEYKPLCLPLVIVLKEKYFEQSPCEDQNKHVVEWIDVDNKVNLIKEEVVEKKVELDKAKFVVGGGRGIGSKEGFEILRQLANKLGGIVGSSRAAVDNGWISHQYQIGQSGAMLSANLYFAFGISGATQHLSGIKNVKCVVAINTDEEAPIFKRARYNIVADWKSFAMALLNQLEVANG, from the coding sequence ATGAATGTGAGGAATGTTTTAATTATTAGTGATGATAATCAGGATAGACTGTCGGAGTTGAATTTTGTTGCAAAGAAATTTAGCAGTAACATTGATGCTATAATTTTCACTAATAAAAATGAAATAAATATAGACTTAAATAGGGTTTACGGCATAAACAACCTTCCAGTTAATTCAATTGATGCACTCAATTCAATGGCAGCTAAGTATGACTTGATTTTAACAAATGGATTTGCAGGAGCTTGTGTTGGTGGTATTTTAGCGTATAAATTAAAGGCCTGCTGTATTTTTGGTGTAAATGCTATAAGATATAATGATTTTATTTTTTTGCATAGTGCATATGGTGATAAGACGGTAATTGAATATAAACCACTATGCTTGCCATTAGTAATTGTTCTTAAAGAGAAGTATTTCGAACAATCTCCATGTGAAGATCAAAATAAACATGTAGTTGAGTGGATAGACGTCGATAATAAAGTTAATCTTATTAAAGAAGAAGTAGTTGAAAAAAAAGTAGAACTTGATAAAGCAAAATTTGTTGTTGGTGGAGGACGAGGCATCGGGTCTAAGGAAGGTTTTGAAATATTGCGTCAATTGGCTAATAAACTTGGGGGTATAGTAGGAAGCTCTAGAGCCGCTGTAGATAATGGATGGATTTCTCATCAATATCAAATAGGGCAATCTGGTGCTATGCTTTCAGCCAATTTATATTTTGCATTTGGTATTAGCGGTGCAACTCAACATCTTTCTGGAATTAAGAATGTTAAATGTGTTGTAGCAATTAATACTGACGAGGAAGCGCCTATATTTAAGAGGGCGCGCTACAATATAGTAGCTGATTGGAAGAGCTTTGCGATGGCTTTGTTAAATCAATTGGAGGTAGCTAATGGCTAA
- a CDS encoding VOC family protein translates to MSNFVFGVEEVAIAVNDAQEAAHDFSTLFGINFDYQWELPDEKLFVKSAKIGNTQLQFIESTSEDGVVAKFVAKRGEGLNHIALKIKNLDALIKQLRTNNVKLMPNEPVLVDNIPPFSGKIRYIFIHPSSFHGVLIELIEEL, encoded by the coding sequence ATGAGTAATTTTGTTTTTGGAGTAGAAGAGGTTGCAATAGCAGTTAATGATGCACAAGAAGCAGCGCACGATTTTTCAACATTATTTGGCATAAATTTTGATTATCAATGGGAATTGCCTGATGAGAAGTTATTTGTAAAATCAGCTAAAATTGGTAATACGCAACTACAGTTTATCGAGTCTACCAGCGAAGATGGTGTCGTTGCAAAATTTGTCGCAAAAAGAGGAGAAGGATTAAACCATATTGCATTAAAGATAAAAAATTTAGATGCCTTAATAAAACAGCTTCGAACAAATAATGTAAAGTTAATGCCGAACGAACCAGTTTTAGTTGATAACATACCCCCTTTTTCTGGAAAAATAAGATATATTTTTATACATCCATCGTCTTTTCATGGGGTACTAATAGAATTAATTGAGGAATTATAA
- a CDS encoding acetyl-CoA carboxylase biotin carboxylase subunit has protein sequence MRSIKRILIANRGEIAIRIMKTLKLLDIEAVGVYSEADKLSKHISYADKAYNIGEPEALKSYLNTEKIIDIAKQAKCDAIHPGYGFLAENPTFAAMVQENALIWIGPPPNCMRNLGDKINSRIIAQSVGIPTTPGGTIESIEQAHALANELGYPILIKASAGGGGKGMRIVNSDKELEEAIIVAKKEAQAAFADPTVYIEKYIEDAHHIEIQFIIDKFGNGLYFPERECSIQRRYQKIVEESPSPTINREVAKKMGEAAISVTKKAGYYNAGTVEFIYDKKNEKFYFLEVNARIQVEHPVTEEISGFDFIASQIDIAEEKQIKLSQDELNSRINGHAIESRIYAEDTENNFMSSVGKIEHYKEPSGFGIRVDSGFFEGSNVLIYYDSLISKLIVKAPNRNMAIKKMYKAVSDYHISPIKTTIPLLKNIFSHKKFIEGEYNTRFLETYRDDLFSKKQNSSRIMEAIVLFEYLKQYKHPNYDAIQESSMTSCWESIGNWRG, from the coding sequence ATGAGAAGTATAAAAAGAATACTTATTGCAAATAGAGGCGAAATAGCAATTAGAATTATGAAAACACTGAAGTTACTTGATATAGAAGCTGTGGGCGTTTATTCTGAGGCTGATAAATTATCGAAGCACATTTCATACGCTGATAAGGCTTACAATATAGGTGAACCTGAAGCTTTGAAAAGCTATCTTAATACGGAAAAAATAATAGATATTGCAAAGCAAGCCAAGTGTGATGCAATTCATCCAGGATATGGTTTTCTAGCAGAAAATCCAACTTTTGCAGCAATGGTGCAAGAAAATGCCTTAATATGGATAGGACCACCACCTAACTGTATGAGAAATTTAGGTGATAAGATAAATTCAAGGATTATAGCACAATCCGTTGGTATTCCCACTACACCAGGAGGCACTATAGAGTCTATTGAACAAGCACATGCTTTAGCTAATGAATTAGGGTATCCAATACTTATAAAAGCATCTGCTGGCGGTGGCGGAAAAGGTATGAGGATTGTAAATAGCGACAAGGAGTTAGAAGAAGCAATAATAGTTGCAAAAAAAGAAGCGCAAGCGGCATTTGCAGATCCTACTGTTTACATAGAAAAATATATAGAAGACGCTCATCATATTGAGATACAATTTATAATTGATAAGTTTGGAAACGGACTATATTTCCCAGAACGAGAATGTTCAATCCAGAGAAGATATCAAAAAATTGTTGAAGAAAGCCCATCACCAACGATTAATAGAGAAGTAGCAAAAAAAATGGGGGAAGCTGCCATTTCTGTAACAAAAAAAGCAGGGTATTATAATGCAGGAACTGTGGAATTTATTTATGATAAAAAAAATGAAAAATTTTACTTTTTGGAGGTAAACGCAAGAATACAAGTAGAACATCCAGTAACTGAAGAAATCAGTGGGTTTGATTTTATTGCTTCTCAAATTGATATTGCTGAAGAAAAACAGATTAAGTTATCTCAAGACGAACTTAATTCACGTATTAATGGTCATGCCATTGAATCTAGAATATATGCCGAAGATACTGAAAACAACTTTATGTCTTCTGTAGGTAAAATAGAACACTACAAGGAACCGTCTGGTTTTGGTATTAGAGTAGATTCAGGGTTTTTTGAAGGTTCGAATGTATTGATATATTATGACTCTCTTATCTCAAAATTAATAGTAAAAGCTCCAAATAGAAATATGGCTATAAAAAAAATGTATAAGGCAGTGTCAGATTATCACATTTCGCCTATTAAGACAACAATTCCTTTATTGAAAAATATATTCAGCCATAAAAAGTTTATAGAAGGCGAGTATAATACAAGATTTTTAGAAACTTATAGAGACGATCTGTTTTCTAAAAAGCAAAATAGTAGTCGGATTATGGAGGCCATAGTATTATTCGAGTACTTAAAACAATACAAGCACCCTAATTATGATGCTATACAAGAGTCTTCTATGACATCTTGTTGGGAATCTATAGGTAACTGGAGGGGATAA